The Euwallacea similis isolate ESF13 chromosome 15, ESF131.1, whole genome shotgun sequence genome has a window encoding:
- the LOC136413850 gene encoding centrosomin-like isoform X1: MSRFNFSDRFGSPTSEKFPMNSLAKSPSSPFCTSPSVLQLTLDEDASVRSASGTMGLWSPSAPLGGRTVKEVEEQLSSLKKENFNLKLRIYFLEEKLGAHFTLDKDNIVKKNIELQTQIASLQREVKERHELFCQAVKAAEIVQEERTKYSQNKEEQIFELRQELDNIRSQLQERENQLANFVYDRSEGLRQQTDALQRESESKDQTIDSLSKELLSANDKIHDYVEQVKKYEETLNALHTKNSNLLTKMQEDQKTNEKLNAQLAALNQKYSMSKYELEHDIEETRREKRSLERTNMMVEMRISALEKENRKQREMLKEKQAKLDVAIVEAKKNQNLVVSTGCAQTQIASNTDDRSISVPDAATVDGAAQKGALHVQISQPGKVKSPSKSKLPPMPDPKNLLNFERLLLEGADIDTVREEFTTLKQDFTILKQRNIKLHAEQMKACEIIKNIIDTRNKDSARIAKLEKENEELQKELENVVTKSPNEGIDMPQRPVVSKLNVTAMGTPPCEKLAMTEEKPLHDNMDAGLVEKYQTLVGALEEQIQVLVATLKEKDAQMDYLRSQYDEILNILEEKENKIIDLEFEVLCREKDSGDADKSLTEKGDTTSEKRSSFYKQELEEKNTEIEKLNTELKTCTCFLQEIVNKELWDKNKQIEKMQMKQNNSFEIVKLRKDLSCKDSQLKLLKQTISELGLEIKLPDEDSSDNIFSPNRNIEHIKILQEQLKLAKEEKKFFETRVLELESAQAALQILKSDYENVSEELEKSEKLRHEVNEVCAALGKRLEELAIFLDSLLKQESVLGFLGLVKNRKLREIINNSIDMSRSFSTSLMANPDQSLAQLSNITTLLNGSVFQELRLAASEDYEEETHFSIIPDSISLSFESRLCKKTNGDQPDEENLIRALREQVFKLKRELQVRDNELNRLNHCDIQGKESGVERLSESGAEQEDVAVQPVLTPKKLQLSEAHSESEAWSEPDRAVSRARIGLDRSIPALGTPSSRANHCESTEDDDTLYRGLTPSKRRSALIELSQDVFRLQKEVDEKSEEIIANSVLYRQKLQELDMELQDGKEKLLQAELEKTTALAKMEQFQKIVDDLTLHKQQCEETMKGKDKEMQDKINRLEVEKQKVLSDCQTYMQQLTEARNQVVVTQDKVKALEESSRLKQIELRKEYEDSLIEKLKNAEDVFLTKLKVVQEKCEAEVRIAQESVSLVKEECSKNCIKKPEAEKIMTEISDLKTIVQSYKSTIASYVEKEKNVTDAIKNYENVIASLQSKLSDSNIRFLQLEQDSNKAIEEKRILEEEIQRNLSAVTEKYNDQVAKLQRRNSNLELKISEMENSNADLHNRLIKAQADKFSIGLNATVPADMGSSKMVYRRQHSDQNAYSSEDAGDELRGFNLAQVERAEGNSSPDLGIESDHGRFSSLETSNINRPLLQTLEITESMNNLLEGQNEEAGNDSNAVQHCCNKSLEIAQENNELKRKLLRMKRALEETATELHLANQRKKQVEKTICKQIHKTSQVLRKAKANLDSGSDSEAFRM, translated from the exons cACAAGTCCGAGTGTATTACAATTAACCCTGGATGAAGATGCATCAGTTAGGTCGGCATCAG GTACCATGGGATTGTGGTCTCCTTCAGCTCCCTTGGGGGGTAGAACGGTGAAGGAAGTGGAAGAGCAACTCTCTAGTCTCAAAAAGGAGAACTTCAACCTCAAACTcaggatttattttttagaagagAAACTAGGGGCCCATTTTACTTTAGATAAGGATAatattgttaagaaaaatatagagTTACAG actCAAATAGCCAGCCTCCAAAGAGAGGTGAAAGAACGGCATGAACTATTTTGCCAAGCTGTGAAAGCAGCGGAAATAGTGCAGGAAGAGCGCACCAAATATTCGCAAAACAAGGAGGAGCAGATCTTTGAGCTTCGGCAAGAACTTGATAATATTCGATCGCAGTTGCAG gaACGCGAAAACCAATTGGCCAATTTCGTGTACGATAGAAGTGAAGGATTGCGCCAGCAAACTGACGCCCTACAAAGAGAGAGCGAAAGCAAAGACCAAACAATTGACAGCTTAAGTAAAGAGCTATTATCAGCCAATGACAAAATACATGACTACGTCGAACAAGTAAAGAAATACGAGGAAACTTTGAACGCTTTGCACACCAAGAACAGTAATTTGTTAACTAAAATGCAGGAAGATCAGAAAACCAACGAGAAATTGAATGCTCAGCTGGCGGCccttaaccaaaaatattcG ATGTCCAAGTACGAGCTTGAGCACGACATTGAAGAAACTAGACGTGAAAAGCGGTCTCTAGAACGCACAAATATGATGGTGGAAATGCGCATTTCGGCTTTAGAGAAGGAGAACCGTAAGCAAAGAGAAATGCTAAAAGAGAAGCAGGCGAAACTAGATGTCGCCATCGTTGAAGcgaagaaaaatcaaaacctAGTGGTGTCTACGGGTTGCGCGCAAACACAAATCGCGTCTAATACTGACGATCGTTCTATTTCAGTACCGGATGCAGCAACAGTTGATGGAGCTGCGCAAAAGGGCGCACTACACGTACAGATAAGTCAGCCGGGGAAAGTGAAGTCGCCCTCAAAATCTAAA TTGCCACCTATGCCCGACCCGAAAAATTTACTCAATTTTGAGCGACTCCTTCTAGAAGGGGCTGATATTGACACCGTACGCGAAGAATTCACTACCCTCAAGCAAGATTTCACTATCCTGAAGCAGAGAAACATCAAATTGCACGCGGAGCAAATGAAGGCGTGCGAGATCATCAAAAACATTATCGATACCCGGAATAAAGACTCGGCCCGAATCGCCAAACTGGAGAAGGAGAACGAGGAGTTGCAGAAAGAACTGGAGAACGTAGTTACCAAATCGCCGAACGAGGGCATTGATATGCCGCAGCGCCCCGTAGTGTCCAAATTGAATGTTACGGCGATGGGAACGCCCCCTTGTGAG AAACTGGCCATGACCGAGGAGAAGCCGCTACACGATAACATGGACGCGGGACTCGTAGAAAAGTACCAAACGCTCGTCGGTGCGTTAGAAGAGCAAATCCAG GTCCTAGTGGCAACATTAAAGGAGAAGGATGCCCAAATGGATTATTTGCGATCTCAGTACGATGAGATACTCAACATTTTGGAGGAGAAAGAGAACAAGATCATCGATTTGGAATTTGAGGTACTATGCAGAGAAAAGGATTCTGGAGATGCGGATAAGTCACTGACGGAAAAGGGAGACACGACCTCGGAAAAGCGCAGCAGTTTTTACAAGCAGGAATTGGAGGAGAAGAACACTGAGATTGAGAA aTTAAACACCGAATTAAAAACCTGCACCTGCTTCTTGCAAGAAATCGTCAACAAGGAACTCTGGGATAAAAACAAGCAAATCGAGAAAATGCAGATGAAGCAAAACAATTCCtttgaaattgttaaattaagaaaagatTTATCTTGCAAAGACTCGCAACTTAAACTGCTGAAGCAGACAATCTCCGAATTAGGCTTGGAAATCAAATTGCCCGATGAAGATTCCTCCGATAACATTTTTTCCCCCAATCGAAATATAGAGCACATCAAAATCTTGCAG GAGCAACTTAAGCTTGCCAAGGAAGAGAAGAAGTTTTTCGAAACTCGGGTTTTGGAACTGGAGAGCGCTCAGGCAGCTTTGCAGATTTTGAAATCCGATTACGAGAATGTTAGTGAGGAATTGGAGAAGAGCGAGAAACTACGTCATGAAGTCAACGAAGTGTGTGCGGCGTTGGGGAAAAGACTAGAAGAATTGGccatatttttagattctttaTTGAAGCAGGAGTCTGTTTTGGGCTTTTTGGGGTTGGTAAAGAACAGGAAGTTGCGGGAGATTATAAACAACAGCATTGATATGTCAAG gtCATTTTCCACGAGCCTAATGGCTAATCCCGACCAAAGCCTGGCTCAATTGTCCAACATTACCACATTACTAAATGGCTCGGTATTCCAAGAACTTAGACTGGCTGCGTCCGAAGACTATGAGGAGGAAACGCATTTCAGTATTATTCCCGACAGTATTTCTTTAAGCTTCGAGTCGCGGCTTTGCAAGAAAACCAACGGAGATCAACCAG ATGAGGAGAACCTAATAAGAGCTCTACGCGAGCAAGTGTTCAAACTGAAGCGAGAACTTCAAGTTCGCGATAACGAACTGAATCGTCTGAACCATTGTGACATTCAAGGAAAAGAAAGTGGTGTTGAGCGATTGAGCGAGAGCGGAGCTGAGCAGGAGGATGTCGCAGTGCAGCCGGTCTTGACTCCGAAAAAGTTACAGTTGAGTGAGGCGCACAGTGAAAGTGAGGCATGGAGCGAACCTGATAGAGCTGTTTCTAG AGCTAGAATTGGTCTAGATCGTTCCATACCCGCATTGGGTACGCCTAGCTCAAGGGCGAATCATTGCGAGTCTACAGAGGATGATGATACGTTGTATAGAGGTCTGACGCCATCGAAGAGACGCAGTGCGTTGATAGAGTTGAGTCAAG atgTGTTCCGGCTGCAAAAAGAAGTAGATGAGAAATCTGAAGAAATAATCGCCAACAGCGTGCTGTATCGGCAAAAACTCCAAGAGTTGGATATGGAGCTCCAAGATGGCAAAGAAAAGCTGCTGCAAGCCGAACTGGAGAAGACTACTGCCTTGGCAAAGATGGAACAATTTCAGAAG ATTGTTGACGATTTGACGCTACACAAGCAGCAGTGCGAGGAGACGATGAAGGGCAAAGATAAGGAAATGCAAGATAAAATTAATCGATTGGAAGTAGAGAAGCAGAAAGTATTGTCTGATTGTCAAACTTATATGCAACAGTTAACTGAAGCACGCAATCAGGTTGTGGTCACTCAGGATAAG GTAAAAGCATTGGAAGAGTCTTCTCGATTAAAGCAGATTGAGTTGAGAAAGGAGTACGAAGACAGcctaatagaaaaattaaaaaatgcagagGACGTTTTTCTGACAAAGCTAAAAGTAGTACAGGAAAAATGCGAGGCCGAAGTCAGAATTGCGCAGGAGAGTGTGAG ctTGGTTAAAGAAGAATGCTCGAAAAATTGTATCAAAAAACCCGAGGCTGAGAAAATAATGACCGAAATTTCCGATTTAAAAACCATTGTTCAGTCCTATAAGAGTACCATTGCTTCATACGTAGAAAAGGAAAAGAACGTTACAGACGCCatcaaaaactatgaaaatgttattgcCTCTTTGCAGTCCAAGTTGAGTGACTCTAACATTCGCTTTTTGCAACTTGAACAGGACAGTAACAAAGCGATAGAGGAGAAACGCATCTTGGAGGAAGAAATTCAGAGGAACTTGTCTGCAGTTACCGAAAAATACAACGATCAAGTTGCCAAGCTACAGCGACGCAACTCTAACTTAGAACTGAAGATAAGCGAAATGGAGAATTCCAATGCCGACCTACACAATCGGCTGATTAAAGCGCAGGCGGATAAATTTAGCATCGGGTTGAATGCTACGGTTCCGGCCGATATGGGTTCCAGTAAAATGGTGTATAGAAG ACAACATTCAGACCAAAATGCGTATAGTTCAGAAGATGCCGGGGACGAACTGCGCGGTTTCAACTTAGCGCAAGTAGAGAGGGCCGAGGGTAATTCATCACCGGATTTGGGTATTGAAAGTGATCATGGAAG gttTTCTAGTTTGGAAACCAGTAATATAAATAGGCCGCTGCTTCAAACCCTAGAAATAACCGAATCAATGAATAATCTGCTAGAGGGACAAAATGAGGAAGCAGGCAATGATTCAAATG cTGTCCAGCATTGTTGCAATAAATCCCTGGAAATAGCTCAGGAAAACAATGAATTGAAGCGTAAACTGTTGCGTATGAAGCGGGCGTTAGAAGAGACGGCGACTGAACTCCATCTGGCCAATCAACGAAAAAAACAAGTGGAGAAGACGATTTGCAAACAAATCCATAAAACCAGTCAAGTGTTACGCAAAGCGAAAGCCAACCTCGATTCAGGCTCTGATAGTGAAGCTTTTCGCATGTAA